The Sphingomonas sanxanigenens DSM 19645 = NX02 genome includes a region encoding these proteins:
- a CDS encoding bifunctional riboflavin kinase/FAD synthetase codes for MERLDGGSAVPARLRGGIVALGNFDGFHAGHQSVVGRAVARGRAEGRPVLVATFDPHPVRYFQPDARPFRLTTLAQRERLFAEAGADAMLVFRFDAALASLTAEEFVSQRLAELAGASGVVTGEDFTFGRGKSGTVAVLADLAAAHGITAEAVPAVTLDGEVVSSSRIRDALKDGDCVTAARLLTRPFSIEGRVLHGDKLGRTIGFPTANLALNNYLRPRYGIYAIRGRLPDGRMFDGAANMGIRPTFNPPKELLEPHFFGFSGDLYDQMIEVEFHHFIRPEAKYDTIDAMTAQIARDCDEARRLLAQPLEV; via the coding sequence ATGGAGCGGCTGGACGGCGGCTCGGCGGTCCCGGCGCGACTTCGCGGCGGCATCGTCGCGCTCGGAAACTTTGACGGATTCCATGCCGGCCACCAGTCCGTGGTCGGCCGCGCGGTCGCGCGTGGTCGCGCCGAGGGGCGGCCGGTGCTGGTCGCCACCTTCGATCCGCACCCGGTGCGCTATTTCCAGCCCGACGCGAGACCCTTCCGGCTGACGACGCTCGCCCAGCGCGAGCGGCTCTTCGCCGAAGCCGGCGCGGACGCGATGCTGGTGTTCCGATTCGATGCCGCGCTGGCAAGCCTGACCGCCGAGGAGTTCGTCTCCCAGCGCCTCGCCGAACTGGCGGGCGCCTCGGGCGTCGTGACCGGCGAGGATTTCACCTTCGGCCGCGGCAAGAGCGGCACCGTGGCGGTGCTCGCCGACCTCGCCGCCGCCCACGGCATCACCGCCGAGGCGGTGCCGGCGGTGACGCTGGATGGCGAAGTCGTCTCCTCCAGCCGGATTCGCGACGCGCTGAAGGATGGCGACTGCGTGACCGCGGCGCGGCTGCTGACCCGCCCCTTCTCGATCGAGGGGCGCGTGCTGCATGGCGACAAGCTCGGCCGCACGATCGGCTTCCCCACCGCCAACCTCGCGCTCAACAATTATCTGCGCCCGCGCTACGGCATCTATGCGATTCGCGGTCGCCTGCCCGACGGGCGGATGTTCGACGGCGCCGCGAACATGGGCATCCGCCCCACCTTCAATCCGCCCAAGGAACTGCTCGAACCCCATTTCTTCGGCTTCTCGGGCGATCTCTACGACCAGATGATCGAGGTGGAGTTCCACCATTTCATCCGCCCCGAGGCCAAATACGACACGATCGACGCGATGACCGCGCAGATCGCGCGCGATTGCGACGAGGCCCGCCGCCTGCTCGCCCAGCCTCTGGAAGTCTGA
- a CDS encoding SAM-dependent methyltransferase — MALIDTFLQRIVKQGTLTMTHHDGRTVHYGTPAEGFPHVAIRFADAGAANYVVSHPRLGAAEAFMDGRLLIEDGDILDLISLIRANGPWEKGGNLEIKNPLRRAASSAAERVSRFNWAAQSKRNVAHHYDLSDDLYALFLDADRQYSCAYFTHPDNSLEQAQADKKAHIAAKLHLKPGQRVLDIGCGWGGMALYLNRAADVDVLGITLSEEQLKVARARAEAAGVSDRVKFELIDYRDVQGRFDRIVSVGMFEHVGPPHYRDYFRKCHDLLTEDGVLLMHTIGRFGTPGTTDAFTRKYIFPGGYIPAVSEVVAASEQCRLLLSDMETLRLHYAMTIRHWYQRTVANREKIEALYDARFFRMWTFYLAGAIAAFESGGMGNHQYQFVRNRRALPITRDYIGATETLLAR; from the coding sequence ATGGCGCTCATCGACACATTCCTCCAGCGCATCGTCAAGCAGGGCACGCTGACGATGACGCATCATGACGGCCGCACGGTGCATTATGGCACCCCCGCCGAAGGTTTTCCTCATGTGGCGATCCGCTTCGCCGACGCGGGGGCGGCGAACTATGTCGTCAGCCACCCCCGGCTCGGTGCCGCCGAAGCCTTCATGGACGGCCGGCTGCTGATCGAGGACGGCGACATCCTCGACCTGATCAGCCTGATCCGCGCCAACGGCCCGTGGGAGAAGGGCGGCAATCTCGAGATCAAGAACCCGCTGCGCCGCGCCGCCTCCAGCGCCGCCGAGCGTGTCTCGCGGTTCAACTGGGCGGCGCAATCTAAGCGCAACGTGGCGCATCATTACGACCTTTCGGACGATCTCTACGCGCTCTTCCTCGACGCCGACCGCCAGTACAGCTGCGCCTATTTCACCCATCCGGACAACAGCCTGGAACAGGCGCAGGCCGACAAGAAGGCGCATATCGCCGCCAAGCTCCACCTGAAGCCCGGCCAGCGCGTTCTCGACATCGGCTGCGGCTGGGGCGGCATGGCGCTGTATCTCAACCGCGCCGCCGACGTCGACGTGCTGGGCATCACCTTGTCCGAGGAACAGCTCAAGGTCGCCCGCGCCCGTGCCGAGGCCGCCGGCGTGTCGGATCGGGTGAAGTTCGAGCTGATCGACTATCGCGACGTCCAGGGCCGCTTCGACCGCATCGTCTCGGTCGGCATGTTCGAGCATGTCGGCCCGCCGCACTATCGCGACTATTTCCGCAAATGCCACGACCTGCTGACCGAAGACGGCGTGTTGCTGATGCATACGATCGGCCGCTTCGGAACGCCCGGCACCACCGACGCCTTCACCCGCAAATATATCTTCCCGGGCGGCTATATCCCGGCGGTGAGCGAGGTCGTCGCGGCGAGCGAGCAATGCAGGCTGCTGCTGAGCGACATGGAAACGCTGCGGCTGCATTACGCGATGACGATCCGCCACTGGTACCAGCGCACCGTCGCCAATCGCGAGAAGATCGAGGCGCTCTACGACGCACGCTTCTTCCGCATGTGGACCTTCTATCTGGCGGGCGCCATCGCCGCGTTCGAAAGCGGCGGCATGGGCAACCACCAGTACCAGTTCGTCCGCAACCGCCGCGCGCTGCCGATCACCCGGGATTATATCGGGGCGACGGAAACGCTGCTGGCGCGGTGA
- a CDS encoding molybdopterin-dependent oxidoreductase: protein MSSIVTRRTLMTGLVAGAGGLVIGCDAFNESPTFQSVLQSGERANQGLQRLISNRGALAKEFSADQRSPIFRSNGNRMPASPAYQALMAGNFADWRLQVTGLVARPLSLSLAQLRSMPTRHQITRHDCVEGWSAIAKWSGVPLKLLLDLAGLRDGARYIVFRCADESRGTAYYESIDLIDAFHPQTILAWALNDRALPVPNGAPLRLRVERMLGYKHAKYLMAVEAVASLDGIGGGKGGYWEDVSRYEWYAGI, encoded by the coding sequence ATGAGCAGCATCGTCACCCGCCGGACATTGATGACCGGCCTCGTTGCCGGCGCCGGCGGACTCGTCATCGGCTGCGACGCGTTCAACGAGAGCCCGACCTTCCAGTCGGTGCTGCAATCCGGCGAGCGCGCCAATCAGGGGCTGCAGCGGCTGATCTCCAACCGCGGCGCGCTGGCGAAAGAGTTCAGCGCCGACCAGCGTTCCCCGATCTTCCGCTCCAACGGCAACCGCATGCCGGCCTCGCCGGCGTATCAGGCGCTAATGGCCGGCAATTTCGCCGACTGGCGGCTGCAGGTGACGGGCTTGGTCGCCAGGCCGCTCAGCCTGTCGCTGGCGCAGCTCCGCTCGATGCCGACGCGCCACCAGATCACGCGGCACGACTGCGTCGAGGGCTGGAGCGCGATCGCGAAGTGGAGCGGCGTGCCATTGAAGCTGCTGCTCGACCTTGCCGGGCTGCGCGACGGCGCACGCTACATCGTTTTCCGCTGCGCGGACGAATCGCGGGGCACCGCCTATTATGAATCGATCGACCTGATCGACGCGTTCCATCCGCAGACGATCCTCGCCTGGGCGCTCAACGACCGTGCGCTGCCGGTTCCCAACGGCGCACCGCTGCGGCTGCGCGTCGAGCGGATGCTGGGCTACAAGCACGCCAAATATCTGATGGCGGTGGAAGCGGTCGCGAGCCTCGACGGGATCGGCGGCGGCAAGGGCGGCTATTGGGAAGATGTCTCCCGATATGAATGGTATGCCGGCATCTGA
- a CDS encoding cytochrome b/b6 domain-containing protein, whose product MITIAADTEAPVAAPPPAPAVPVKAYRHRLATRLWHWLNAVTIIVMLMSGLMIFNAHPRLYWGDYGANFDHAWLQIGAVGERGMLRIGETMIDTTGWLGRWTGPDGTPVNRAFPHWATIPSHYSLADARHWHLFFALVLGFGLLAYMIASLVNRHFQRDIALSRAEVAPRHLWQDIKDHARLRFPKGEAALRYNPIQKIAYSLVIFGLIPLLILTGLTMSPAMNAAWGWLVDLFGGRQSARSLHFIAATLIAAFIVVHLVLVLLAGPINEVRSMITGWFRVPQEKGR is encoded by the coding sequence ATGATCACCATCGCCGCCGATACCGAAGCACCCGTTGCCGCGCCACCGCCCGCCCCTGCGGTTCCGGTCAAGGCCTACCGCCATCGCCTCGCGACGCGGCTGTGGCACTGGCTGAACGCGGTCACGATCATCGTGATGCTGATGAGCGGGCTGATGATCTTCAACGCGCATCCGCGGCTCTACTGGGGCGACTATGGCGCCAATTTCGACCATGCCTGGCTGCAGATCGGCGCGGTCGGCGAACGCGGCATGTTGCGCATCGGCGAGACGATGATCGACACCACCGGCTGGCTCGGCCGGTGGACCGGCCCCGACGGCACCCCCGTCAACCGCGCCTTCCCGCACTGGGCGACGATCCCCAGCCATTACAGCCTGGCCGATGCCCGCCACTGGCATCTGTTCTTTGCGCTGGTGCTCGGCTTCGGCCTGCTCGCCTACATGATCGCGAGTCTCGTCAACCGCCACTTCCAGCGCGACATCGCGCTCAGCCGCGCCGAGGTGGCGCCGCGCCACCTGTGGCAGGACATCAAGGATCACGCCCGGCTGCGCTTCCCGAAGGGAGAGGCGGCGTTGCGCTACAACCCGATCCAGAAGATCGCCTACAGCCTCGTCATCTTCGGGCTGATCCCGCTGCTGATTCTCACCGGCCTCACCATGTCGCCTGCCATGAACGCGGCGTGGGGCTGGCTGGTCGATCTGTTCGGCGGGCGGCAATCGGCGCGGTCGCTGCACTTCATCGCCGCGACGCTGATCGCCGCGTTCATCGTCGTCCACCTCGTGCTGGTGCTGCTGGCCGGACCGATCAACGAGGTGCGATCGATGATCACCGGCTGGTTCCGCGTGCCGCAGGAGAAAGGCCGATGA
- a CDS encoding sulfite exporter TauE/SafE family protein, translating to MIDPAVAIFAALAGTAGGAMNALAGGGTFATMPTLIALGLPSPIANATSNVSLQPGAISAAWAYRKDLGPLGGASVRTLTAITFIGGIVGSLLLVATPARTFDIVVPWLLLLATLALAFGRTASNALHHHLTIGIKTLLVVQCLLGIYGGYFGGGVGLMMVAAWGLLARAEPHLLGAHRTLMLAVANAAAAIIFIAAGMVAWGLAAPMLVGSVVGGYVGARLARVLPAPVIRYVTLGVTAAMTIIFFWRAYA from the coding sequence ATGATCGATCCGGCGGTCGCGATTTTCGCGGCGTTGGCCGGCACCGCCGGCGGCGCGATGAACGCGCTGGCGGGGGGCGGCACCTTCGCGACGATGCCGACGCTGATCGCGCTCGGCCTGCCTTCCCCCATCGCCAATGCGACGAGCAATGTCTCGCTGCAGCCGGGCGCGATTTCCGCCGCCTGGGCCTATCGCAAGGATCTGGGGCCGCTGGGCGGCGCCAGCGTCCGCACGCTCACCGCGATCACCTTCATCGGCGGCATCGTCGGCAGCCTGTTGCTGGTGGCGACGCCGGCGCGGACGTTCGACATCGTCGTGCCGTGGCTGCTGCTGCTCGCCACGCTTGCGCTGGCGTTCGGGCGCACCGCGTCGAACGCGCTGCACCATCATCTTACGATCGGCATCAAGACCTTGCTCGTCGTCCAGTGCCTGCTGGGCATCTATGGCGGCTATTTCGGTGGTGGCGTGGGGCTGATGATGGTCGCCGCCTGGGGGCTGCTCGCGCGCGCCGAGCCGCATCTGCTCGGCGCGCACCGCACCCTGATGCTGGCGGTCGCCAACGCCGCCGCAGCGATCATCTTCATCGCCGCGGGCATGGTCGCCTGGGGGCTCGCGGCGCCGATGCTGGTCGGCTCGGTGGTCGGCGGCTATGTCGGCGCGCGGCTGGCGCGGGTGCTGCCGGCACCGGTGATCCGCTACGTCACGTTGGGGGTGACGGCGGCGATGACGATCATCTTCTTCTGGCGCGCCTACGCCTGA
- the rlmN gene encoding 23S rRNA (adenine(2503)-C(2))-methyltransferase RlmN, producing the protein MQIPGHIDPVPVPRAAIPRADGRIDLIGMTRDQLRAVLESYQLDPKQAKLRAKQLWHWIYNRGATDFQLMTDIAKDMRHWLEQRFVVGRPQVVEAQVSTDGTRKWLLRGDDGQDYEMVFIPDADRGTLCVSSQVGCTLNCRFCHTGTMRLVRNLTSAEIVGQVMLARDSLGEWPSQPEGRMLTNIVMMGMGEPLYNFENVRDALKLVMDGDGLALSKRRITLSTSGVVPMMARAGEEIGVNLAVSLHAVTKEVRDEIVPLNRKYGIEELLQACADYPGVNNARRITFEYVMLKDKNDSDEDAHELVRLLRHYKLPAKVNLIPFNPWPGADYDTSTPERVKAFSNIVFEAGISAPVRTPRGRDIDAACGQLKTNAERKSRAELDRLAEEKQAALG; encoded by the coding sequence ATGCAGATCCCCGGCCATATCGACCCCGTTCCCGTGCCCCGCGCCGCGATTCCCCGCGCCGATGGCCGCATCGACCTGATCGGGATGACGCGCGACCAGCTTCGCGCGGTGCTCGAATCCTATCAGCTCGATCCGAAACAGGCCAAGCTGCGCGCCAAGCAACTCTGGCACTGGATCTACAATCGCGGCGCCACCGACTTCCAGCTGATGACCGACATCGCCAAGGACATGCGCCACTGGCTGGAACAGCGCTTCGTCGTCGGCCGCCCGCAGGTGGTGGAGGCGCAGGTCTCCACAGACGGCACCCGCAAATGGCTGCTGCGCGGGGATGACGGCCAGGATTATGAGATGGTGTTCATCCCCGATGCCGATCGGGGCACGCTGTGCGTGTCCAGCCAGGTCGGCTGCACGCTCAACTGCCGCTTCTGCCACACCGGCACGATGCGGCTGGTGCGCAACCTGACCAGCGCCGAGATCGTCGGCCAGGTCATGCTGGCGCGCGATTCGCTTGGCGAATGGCCGAGCCAGCCAGAGGGCCGCATGCTCACCAACATCGTCATGATGGGCATGGGCGAGCCGCTCTATAATTTCGAGAACGTCCGCGACGCGCTGAAGCTGGTGATGGATGGCGACGGCCTCGCCCTCTCCAAGCGGCGCATCACCTTGTCGACCAGCGGCGTCGTGCCGATGATGGCGCGCGCCGGCGAGGAGATCGGCGTCAATCTCGCAGTCTCGCTGCACGCGGTGACCAAGGAGGTCCGCGACGAGATCGTGCCGCTCAACCGGAAATACGGCATCGAGGAACTGCTGCAGGCCTGCGCCGACTATCCCGGCGTCAACAATGCGCGCCGCATCACCTTCGAATATGTGATGCTGAAGGACAAGAACGACAGCGACGAGGACGCGCACGAACTCGTCCGCCTGCTGCGCCACTACAAGCTGCCGGCGAAGGTCAACCTGATCCCGTTCAACCCATGGCCGGGCGCCGATTACGACACCTCGACGCCGGAGCGGGTGAAGGCCTTCTCCAACATCGTGTTCGAGGCGGGCATCTCCGCCCCGGTCCGCACCCCGCGCGGGCGCGACATCGATGCGGCCTGCGGGCAGCTCAAGACCAATGCGGAGCGGAAGAGCCGGGCGGAACTGGACCGGCTGGCGGAAGAGAAGCAGGCGGCGCTGGGGTGA
- a CDS encoding histidine phosphatase family protein, whose translation MGSAGRLYIARHGETVFNSTRRLQGDIPHTPLTRTGFAQADAMGAALRARLGPKPALTLWSSPTGRALQTLAVIVEHLGLDWHGARTDERLREIDVGSWTGRGYDELHQEGGPLLDPVTGLFLRRADDGEWYDDIARRLEGWIADHGQTPGDKLVLMHGTSSRVLRGLLTGAPARAEHRAPVLDALPQGSIALIEDGIETCIHRGDGTAPAS comes from the coding sequence ATGGGTTCTGCAGGCCGCCTTTACATTGCGCGACATGGCGAGACGGTCTTCAATTCGACGCGTCGTTTGCAGGGTGACATTCCCCATACGCCGTTGACGCGCACCGGATTCGCGCAGGCCGACGCAATGGGGGCGGCGTTGCGTGCGCGACTGGGGCCGAAGCCGGCGCTGACGCTCTGGTCCTCCCCCACCGGCCGTGCGCTCCAGACGCTGGCCGTCATCGTCGAGCATCTCGGCCTCGACTGGCACGGCGCCCGCACCGACGAACGGCTGCGCGAGATCGACGTCGGGAGCTGGACGGGGCGGGGCTATGACGAGTTACATCAGGAAGGCGGGCCGCTGCTCGATCCAGTCACCGGCCTGTTCCTGCGCCGTGCCGACGATGGCGAATGGTATGACGATATCGCCCGCCGGCTGGAGGGGTGGATCGCCGACCATGGCCAGACGCCCGGCGACAAGCTGGTCCTCATGCACGGCACGTCCAGCCGCGTGCTGCGCGGGCTGCTGACCGGTGCGCCTGCGCGTGCCGAGCATCGCGCGCCGGTGCTCGACGCGCTGCCGCAGGGCTCGATCGCGCTGATCGAGGACGGCATCGAGACCTGCATCCACCGCGGCGACGGTACCGCGCCCGCATCGTGA
- a CDS encoding outer membrane protein, which yields MRKFLTAALLAAPAFVGLSAPAFAQEAAPFTGPRVEGIVGWDRTQAEGDHEDGVVYGAVVGYDWQMGNTIVGAELEATDSSADVCARDVSRVGDRLCVGAKRDLYVGARVGTAVTPSTLLYAKAGYTNARFGYDYDDGGNGDLDYGDGTNLDGVRVGAGVEQKIGPNTFVKGEYRYSNYEAGVSKNQVLAGFGVRF from the coding sequence ATGCGTAAGTTCCTGACCGCGGCGCTGCTGGCCGCTCCCGCCTTTGTCGGTCTTTCCGCACCTGCGTTCGCGCAGGAAGCTGCGCCCTTCACCGGGCCGCGCGTGGAAGGCATCGTCGGCTGGGATCGCACCCAGGCGGAAGGCGATCATGAGGACGGCGTCGTGTATGGCGCGGTTGTCGGCTATGACTGGCAGATGGGCAACACCATCGTCGGCGCCGAACTCGAAGCGACCGACAGCTCGGCCGATGTCTGCGCGCGCGACGTGAGCCGCGTGGGCGATCGCCTGTGCGTCGGCGCCAAGCGCGACCTGTATGTCGGCGCCCGCGTCGGCACCGCCGTCACCCCGAGCACGCTGCTCTATGCCAAGGCCGGCTACACCAACGCCCGCTTCGGCTACGACTATGACGATGGCGGCAACGGCGACCTCGATTACGGCGACGGCACCAACCTCGACGGCGTTCGCGTCGGCGCCGGCGTCGAGCAGAAGATCGGCCCGAACACCTTCGTGAAGGGCGAGTATCGCTACTCGAACTACGAAGCCGGTGTTTCGAAGAATCAGGTGCTCGCCGGTTTCGGCGTCCGCTTCTGA
- the dnaN gene encoding DNA polymerase III subunit beta, with the protein MKATIERATLLKSLSHVQSVVERRNTIPILSNVLIEASAGGGLRLMATDLDLQIVEEVAAIVDVAGATTVSAHTLFDIARKLPEGSEVLLEAGEGKLHVQASRSKFNLPTLPRDDFPVIAEGELPTSFELPAETLKQIIDKTRFAISTEETRYYLNGIFIHVSEDNGQPVLKAAATDGHRLARVTVARPEGADGMPDVIVPRKCVAELRKLLDEVDGSVAISLSPSKVRFGLGNAILTSKLIDGTFPDYSRVIPTGNDKMLKIDPKSFMQGVDRVATIASEKTRAVKMALDRDKITLSVTSPENGTAAEEVPGEYVSPGFEIGFNARYLLDILGQIDSDLVEVHLADAVAPTLIRENDKSSALYVLMPMRV; encoded by the coding sequence ATGAAGGCGACGATCGAACGCGCGACTCTGCTGAAAAGCCTCAGCCATGTGCAGAGCGTGGTCGAGCGGCGCAACACGATCCCGATCCTGTCGAACGTGCTGATCGAGGCGTCCGCCGGCGGCGGCCTGCGCCTGATGGCGACCGACCTGGATCTGCAGATCGTTGAGGAAGTGGCGGCAATCGTCGACGTGGCGGGCGCCACGACGGTCTCCGCACACACGCTGTTCGATATCGCGCGCAAGCTGCCGGAAGGCAGCGAGGTGCTGCTGGAGGCGGGCGAGGGCAAGCTGCACGTGCAGGCGAGCCGCTCCAAGTTCAACCTGCCGACCTTGCCGCGGGACGATTTCCCGGTCATCGCCGAGGGCGAGCTGCCGACCAGCTTCGAGCTGCCGGCCGAGACGCTCAAGCAGATCATCGACAAGACCCGCTTCGCGATCTCCACCGAAGAGACGCGCTATTATCTGAACGGCATCTTCATCCACGTGTCCGAGGACAATGGCCAGCCGGTGCTGAAGGCCGCGGCGACCGATGGCCACCGTCTCGCGCGGGTCACCGTCGCGCGGCCCGAAGGCGCCGACGGCATGCCGGACGTGATCGTGCCGCGCAAATGCGTTGCCGAACTGCGCAAGCTGCTCGACGAGGTCGACGGTTCGGTCGCGATCTCGCTGTCGCCCAGCAAAGTCCGCTTCGGTCTCGGCAACGCGATCCTCACCTCGAAGCTGATCGACGGCACCTTCCCCGATTATTCGCGGGTGATCCCGACCGGCAACGACAAGATGCTGAAGATCGACCCCAAGAGCTTCATGCAGGGTGTCGACCGTGTCGCGACCATCGCCAGCGAGAAGACCCGCGCGGTGAAGATGGCGCTGGATCGCGACAAGATCACGCTTTCGGTCACGAGCCCCGAGAACGGCACCGCAGCTGAGGAAGTGCCGGGCGAATATGTCTCGCCGGGCTTCGAAATCGGCTTCAACGCCCGCTATCTGCTCGACATTCTCGGCCAGATCGACAGCGATCTCGTCGAGGTGCACCTGGCGGACGCGGTGGCGCCGACCCTGATCCGCGAGAACGACAAATCGTCGGCGCTCTACGTGCTGATGCCGATGCGCGTCTGA
- a CDS encoding sensor histidine kinase has product MAVIGLSPQPFFGDKNRAFWNLQTLGWTGYLVLRLISGFSNGFPLSFIVPLVISTATGYSLTLVMAAAFRALLRRKPVITWTGSILTVLVATLIYTTIDAWMYNALQRPGEAIELRLIFGYVFLDVLLLSGWSALYYGINFYLIVEEQADQLLKLENQASSAQLAMLRYQLNPHFLFNTLNSISTLVLLKQTERANAMLSRLSSFLRYTLVNEPTAQVTMAQEIETLKLYLDIEKMRFEERLRTEFQIDPRVAAARLPSLLLQPLVENAIKYAVTPLEDGADINITARLAGDRVQITVSDTGPGLNDGTVRPSYSTGVGLANIRDRLAQAYGTDHRFEARSNPAGGFGVVIEIPHQIEQQPREAA; this is encoded by the coding sequence ATGGCAGTGATCGGCCTCAGCCCGCAGCCCTTTTTCGGGGACAAGAACCGCGCCTTCTGGAACCTCCAGACGCTCGGATGGACCGGCTATCTGGTGCTGCGCCTGATCTCGGGCTTCTCGAACGGCTTCCCGCTTTCCTTCATCGTGCCGCTGGTGATCTCGACCGCCACCGGCTATTCGCTGACACTGGTGATGGCGGCGGCGTTCCGCGCGCTGCTCAGGCGCAAGCCGGTAATCACCTGGACGGGATCGATCCTGACCGTCCTCGTCGCGACGCTCATCTACACCACGATCGATGCGTGGATGTACAACGCGCTGCAGCGGCCGGGCGAGGCGATCGAACTGCGGCTGATCTTCGGCTATGTCTTCCTCGACGTGCTGCTGCTGTCGGGCTGGTCGGCACTTTATTACGGCATCAATTTCTACCTGATCGTCGAGGAACAGGCTGACCAGCTCCTCAAGCTGGAGAACCAGGCGTCGTCGGCGCAGCTTGCGATGCTGCGCTATCAGCTCAACCCACACTTCCTGTTCAACACGCTCAATTCGATCTCGACGCTGGTGCTGCTCAAGCAGACCGAGCGCGCGAATGCGATGCTCAGCCGGCTCTCGTCGTTCCTGCGTTATACGCTGGTGAACGAGCCGACCGCGCAGGTCACGATGGCGCAGGAGATCGAGACGCTGAAGCTCTATCTGGATATCGAGAAGATGCGCTTCGAGGAACGGCTGCGCACCGAGTTTCAGATCGACCCGCGCGTGGCGGCGGCGCGGCTGCCCTCGCTGCTGCTTCAGCCGCTGGTCGAAAACGCCATCAAATATGCGGTGACGCCGCTGGAAGATGGCGCCGATATCAATATTACCGCGCGGCTTGCCGGGGATCGGGTGCAGATCACCGTATCCGATACCGGCCCGGGCTTGAACGACGGCACGGTCAGGCCCAGCTATTCGACAGGCGTGGGCCTTGCCAATATTCGGGATCGGCTGGCCCAGGCCTACGGAACGGATCATCGTTTCGAAGCAAGATCGAACCCGGCAGGGGGGTTTGGCGTTGTGATCGAGATACCGCACCAGATCGAACAACAGCCACGTGAGGCAGCATGA
- a CDS encoding LytR/AlgR family response regulator transcription factor, translating into MTIRTILVDDESLAIKGMQFRLEQHDDVEIIDTCTNGREAIRSIKTNKPDLVFLDIQMPGFDGFSVVQGLLEVEPPLFVFVTAYQDHAIRAFEAQAMDYLMKPVEEQRLADTLDRVRQRLTEKRGVEEVSRLKEVLAEVSPEAAENFEDSGDDAPSSNRFEKLINIKDRGQIFRVDVDTIERIDAAGDYMCIYTGDNTLILRETMKDLEKRLDPRRFQRVHRSTIVNLDLVKQVKPHTNGECFLVLDSGAQVKVSRSYRDVVARFVH; encoded by the coding sequence ATGACAATCCGCACCATCCTGGTCGACGACGAATCGCTCGCGATCAAGGGTATGCAGTTCCGTCTCGAACAACATGACGACGTCGAGATCATAGACACCTGTACCAACGGCCGCGAGGCCATCCGCTCGATCAAGACGAACAAGCCCGATCTGGTTTTCCTCGACATCCAGATGCCCGGCTTCGACGGGTTCTCGGTCGTCCAGGGGCTGCTCGAGGTGGAACCCCCGCTGTTCGTGTTCGTCACCGCCTATCAGGATCACGCCATTCGCGCCTTCGAGGCGCAGGCGATGGATTATTTGATGAAGCCGGTGGAAGAGCAGCGGCTGGCCGACACGCTCGACCGCGTCCGCCAGCGTCTGACGGAAAAGCGCGGGGTCGAGGAGGTGTCGCGCCTGAAGGAGGTGCTCGCCGAGGTCTCGCCCGAGGCGGCGGAGAATTTCGAGGACTCGGGGGATGATGCGCCATCGTCCAACCGGTTCGAGAAGCTCATCAACATCAAGGATCGCGGGCAGATCTTCCGCGTCGATGTCGATACGATCGAGCGTATCGATGCCGCCGGCGATTACATGTGCATCTACACCGGCGACAACACATTGATCCTGCGCGAGACGATGAAGGATCTGGAAAAGCGCCTCGACCCGCGCCGTTTCCAGCGCGTCCATCGCTCGACGATCGTCAATCTCGACCTCGTCAAGCAGGTGAAGCCCCACACCAACGGCGAATGCTTCCTCGTGCTCGACTCGGGTGCGCAGGTGAAGGTGAGCCGAAGCTATCGCGACGTGGTGGCGCGCTTCGTCCACTGA
- a CDS encoding 2'-5' RNA ligase family protein, with translation MSHTVRYRYLLFAHLSSTARDACAFARDRFVRPAKPVSDPRLHMTIARLAERDDPDPLIGPRVVEAFQGVELPGFDIGLDRIRMNPDIAMLQGKGNRPALVPLRQPVRDRLPRAGILPYISRTEPHVTLGYEIGRNDCQPIEPIRWIADRLDLVESWAGRTVHRTLASWPLVNRQLSFGF, from the coding sequence ATGTCCCACACCGTCCGCTATCGCTATCTGCTGTTCGCGCATCTGAGTTCGACCGCGCGGGACGCCTGCGCCTTTGCCCGTGACCGGTTTGTGAGGCCGGCCAAACCGGTCTCCGATCCGCGGTTGCATATGACGATCGCACGGCTTGCCGAGCGTGACGATCCCGACCCGTTGATCGGGCCGCGCGTCGTTGAAGCGTTCCAGGGCGTGGAGTTGCCAGGGTTCGATATCGGTCTCGATCGGATCCGGATGAATCCCGATATCGCGATGCTGCAGGGTAAGGGCAACCGGCCGGCACTGGTCCCGCTCCGCCAGCCGGTTCGTGACCGCCTGCCGCGCGCTGGCATCCTGCCCTATATTTCGCGGACGGAACCGCATGTCACGCTTGGCTATGAGATCGGCCGCAACGATTGCCAGCCGATCGAGCCGATCCGGTGGATTGCGGACCGGCTGGATCTGGTGGAAAGCTGGGCCGGCCGAACGGTGCACAGGACATTGGCGAGCTGGCCGCTGGTGAACCGCCAGCTCAGCTTCGGTTTCTGA